A region of uncultured Carboxylicivirga sp. DNA encodes the following proteins:
- a CDS encoding chloride channel protein: MKKVNQLLGQFLVWRVKNINQKHFILILSLLVGIFSGLAAVILKNAIHFIQTLLTNNFKVEHMNYLYLAYPIIGIFITLIIVKYVIKDSLGHGVSKILYAISKRGGHIKTHNNYSSILTSSFTIGFGGSVGAEAPIVLTGASIGSTLGRLFRMNTKTIVLLVGCGSAGAIAGIFKAPIAGLVFTLEVLMLDLTMASIVPLLISAVTSATVAYFFLGKGVEFTFALEAPFLLNNIPYYAGLGIAAGFISLYFTRGVMGVEKHLGVIKNPFTKWITGGAVLSLLIFLFPPLYGEGYHTITELLNGNSAEVLNESLFYPLHDNIWALLGFLALLIIFKVFATAVTTGSGGIGGIFAPTLFMGGVTGYFFARLANTLGFVNLPTSHFTLVGMAGLMAGVMHAPLTAIFLIAEITNGYGLFIPLMITSTIAYLTIMYFEPHSIYTKRLAQKGELITHHKDKAVLTMMRLDKVLETEFKTVYPEMTLGDLTKVVSKSKRNIFPVVDHADKLKGYITLSDIRSIIFNHDLYNETTVEELMELPPAVIEHDENMDNVMKKFEETGAWNLPVCENGKYLGFVSKSKIFSVYRRVLIHFSDE; encoded by the coding sequence ATGAAGAAGGTCAATCAATTATTAGGGCAATTTTTGGTTTGGAGAGTTAAGAATATCAATCAGAAACATTTTATTCTTATTTTGAGTTTGTTGGTTGGAATTTTCAGTGGATTGGCTGCTGTCATATTAAAGAATGCTATTCACTTCATTCAAACATTACTGACAAACAATTTCAAGGTTGAGCACATGAATTACCTCTATCTGGCCTATCCGATTATTGGTATTTTCATCACTCTTATCATTGTAAAATATGTGATTAAAGACAGCTTAGGACATGGTGTCAGTAAAATTCTGTACGCCATATCCAAAAGAGGCGGTCATATTAAAACCCATAATAATTATTCATCAATTCTAACCAGTTCATTTACCATTGGGTTCGGTGGATCAGTTGGGGCTGAGGCACCTATCGTATTAACCGGAGCTTCTATTGGTTCTACGTTGGGAAGATTATTCAGGATGAATACCAAAACCATCGTTCTTTTGGTCGGTTGTGGATCTGCAGGTGCTATTGCCGGTATCTTTAAAGCACCTATTGCCGGCCTGGTTTTTACGCTGGAAGTATTGATGCTCGACCTAACTATGGCATCCATTGTTCCGCTATTGATTTCAGCGGTAACATCGGCCACTGTGGCCTACTTTTTTCTTGGTAAAGGAGTTGAATTTACCTTTGCATTGGAGGCTCCTTTTCTTTTGAACAACATACCATATTACGCAGGATTGGGAATCGCTGCCGGATTTATTTCGCTCTATTTTACAAGAGGTGTAATGGGAGTTGAAAAGCACCTTGGAGTTATAAAAAACCCTTTTACAAAATGGATTACTGGTGGTGCAGTACTAAGTCTTCTAATCTTTTTGTTTCCTCCTCTTTACGGTGAAGGTTATCATACCATAACCGAATTATTGAATGGTAACAGTGCAGAGGTACTTAACGAGAGTTTGTTTTATCCCTTGCATGACAACATCTGGGCTTTACTGGGTTTTCTTGCTCTGCTTATCATTTTTAAAGTATTTGCTACTGCCGTAACCACTGGTAGTGGTGGTATTGGTGGCATTTTTGCTCCTACTCTATTCATGGGTGGTGTTACCGGATATTTCTTTGCACGATTAGCCAATACGCTTGGTTTTGTTAATCTACCTACTTCACATTTTACCCTTGTGGGTATGGCTGGATTAATGGCCGGTGTGATGCATGCTCCTTTAACTGCTATCTTCCTGATTGCTGAAATTACCAATGGTTATGGATTGTTTATTCCTTTGATGATTACTTCAACCATTGCTTACCTCACCATTATGTACTTTGAGCCGCACTCGATTTATACCAAACGACTGGCTCAAAAAGGTGAATTAATCACACACCATAAAGACAAGGCGGTACTTACAATGATGCGTCTTGATAAAGTATTGGAAACAGAGTTCAAAACCGTTTATCCTGAGATGACTTTGGGAGACTTAACAAAAGTGGTTTCCAAGTCGAAACGAAATATTTTTCCTGTTGTTGATCATGCCGATAAGTTGAAAGGTTATATTACTTTATCAGATATACGTAGTATTATTTTCAATCACGATCTATACAACGAAACTACCGTTGAAGAGTTAATGGAATTACCACCAGCCGTAATTGAACATGACGAAAACATGGATAACGTGATGAAGAAATTCGAAGAAACAGGGGCATGGAATCTTCCCGTTTGCGAAAATGGTAAGTATCTGGGTTTTGTTTCCAAATCAAAGATTTTCTCAGTGTACCGTCGTGTATTGATTCACTTCTCGGACGAGTAA
- a CDS encoding NUMOD4 domain-containing protein, whose product MKPKLNTRKLRKIEDEQWKQLTFTDKKYEISNYGRIKSYCYDKENGRIVKLGNIKGFYNVSLRVEGKKKSYLVHKLTAEYFVDKTNPEQDVVIHLDWNKQNNYHTNLKWVTKEESYKRMHKVLQEARKKAGKVVTSSKLSIDDVAVIKGMLEKGVKQNLIAKLFCVSEMQVSRIARKENWAEIEPKMD is encoded by the coding sequence ATGAAACCAAAATTAAATACACGTAAGCTCCGAAAAATTGAAGATGAACAATGGAAACAGCTTACGTTTACAGATAAAAAATACGAAATCAGTAATTACGGACGAATAAAAAGTTATTGTTACGATAAAGAAAACGGACGAATTGTAAAGCTGGGTAATATCAAAGGATTCTACAATGTTAGTCTTAGAGTTGAGGGTAAGAAAAAGTCATATTTGGTACACAAATTAACTGCCGAATATTTTGTTGACAAAACGAATCCTGAGCAGGACGTAGTTATTCACCTTGACTGGAATAAACAAAACAACTATCACACTAATCTTAAGTGGGTAACCAAAGAAGAGAGCTACAAACGTATGCATAAAGTTCTTCAGGAAGCTCGCAAAAAAGCAGGCAAGGTTGTAACCAGCTCTAAATTAAGCATTGATGACGTTGCTGTAATCAAAGGAATGCTTGAAAAAGGTGTCAAACAAAACCTGATTGCAAAACTATTTTGCGTTAGCGAAATGCAGGTAAGCAGAATTGCCCGTAAAGAAAACTGGGCAGAAATAGAGCCTAAAATGGACTAA
- a CDS encoding co-chaperone GroES family protein — protein MSLGIDHADLEKFILVGDRILIKPKSPEKKTKTGLYLPPGVQEKERIHSGYIVKVGPGFPIPVVAKLEEPWMKKDDKIKYLPLQPKEGNLAIYL, from the coding sequence ATGTCGCTTGGAATAGATCATGCAGATTTGGAAAAATTTATATTGGTTGGCGATCGTATTCTGATTAAACCAAAGAGTCCGGAGAAAAAGACCAAGACAGGCTTATATCTGCCTCCGGGAGTTCAGGAAAAGGAAAGAATTCACAGCGGATATATTGTAAAGGTTGGACCAGGATTTCCGATTCCTGTGGTCGCAAAATTGGAAGAGCCATGGATGAAAAAAGATGATAAAATAAAGTATCTACCCTTACAGCCAAAAGAAGGTAATTTGGCTATTTATCTTTAG
- a CDS encoding tRNA-dihydrouridine synthase: MEKGVKTGKENYWKSINEPIWALAPMEDVTDTVFREVVLRLSRPGNVHLLFSEFLSTDGFCHPVGKEKVLHRFFINLEERELAREMNVKLVAQIWGTDPEKFYQTAKYIAEETDFDGIDINMGCPMKNIIKKGACSALINTPDLAREIITATKEASDLPLSVKTRIGFKSVVTESWISTLLQSEIDALIVHGRIQKMMSEGEADWTQIAKAVELRNKINPKIKLLGNGDVLSIDDSNQKVREFGVDGVMIGRGIFHNPWLYNQGHEPGMEERLQALLLHARLYAKTWTGEKNWSILKRFFKIYTNSFKGAAHLRAELMETHGIDEVETIVKEFKEDVKRREQEAE, from the coding sequence ATGGAAAAAGGAGTTAAGACTGGAAAAGAAAATTACTGGAAATCAATAAATGAACCAATTTGGGCACTGGCTCCCATGGAAGATGTTACAGATACTGTTTTTCGTGAGGTTGTTCTGCGCTTAAGCAGGCCCGGGAATGTTCATCTTTTATTTAGTGAGTTTTTATCTACCGATGGTTTTTGTCATCCTGTGGGTAAAGAAAAGGTATTACATCGTTTCTTTATCAATCTGGAAGAAAGAGAATTGGCCCGAGAGATGAATGTGAAACTGGTTGCTCAGATTTGGGGTACTGATCCTGAAAAGTTTTACCAAACAGCTAAATATATAGCAGAAGAAACCGATTTCGATGGTATTGATATCAATATGGGCTGTCCTATGAAAAATATCATCAAAAAAGGAGCCTGCTCAGCATTGATCAATACACCTGATCTGGCCCGTGAAATTATTACGGCAACCAAAGAGGCATCAGATCTGCCATTGAGTGTTAAAACACGTATCGGATTTAAATCAGTTGTAACTGAATCGTGGATAAGCACTTTATTACAATCAGAAATAGATGCTTTGATTGTACACGGTCGAATTCAAAAGATGATGTCTGAGGGTGAAGCAGACTGGACTCAGATAGCTAAAGCAGTAGAGTTACGGAATAAAATAAATCCGAAAATTAAATTGCTGGGTAACGGAGATGTGCTATCTATTGATGACTCAAATCAGAAAGTTAGAGAGTTTGGAGTGGATGGTGTTATGATTGGTCGTGGAATCTTTCATAATCCATGGCTCTATAATCAGGGACATGAGCCCGGCATGGAAGAACGATTGCAAGCATTGTTGTTACACGCTCGTTTGTATGCTAAAACCTGGACAGGTGAGAAAAACTGGTCTATTCTAAAACGATTCTTTAAAATCTACACCAATAGCTTTAAGGGAGCTGCTCATTTGCGCGCCGAACTAATGGAAACTCATGGCATAGATGAGGTTGAAACCATTGTAAAAGAATTTAAGGAAGATGTAAAACGCCGGGAGCAGGAAGCAGAATAG
- a CDS encoding chloride channel protein gives MMILSIIVGIGAGFAAVAIKKSVHLISHFVHTYLGQEHGYIYLISPTVGIFLTVLFIKYVIRRPVRHGIPNVLYAISKNEGKMNRHNMFSSIVTSALTVGFGGSVGLEGPTVSTGAAIGSNVGQLFRLNYRQIKLLLGCACAAAMSAIFKAPIAAIVFSLEVIMLDLTLAAIVPILLASISAVIVSYIFMGQEVVYPFELVHTYEMIDLVYYVILGIVAGFVSSYFTRIYIFMEKWFEKLEKHRIRLPVGGALLGILLFFFPALYGEGYDVINSALSGNTSFIFENTIFQNWSGSIWAVFILLSVIIAFKVVATSLTFGSGGVGGIFAPTLFMGANTGLLFANIVNKLGFHQLPIQNFALIGMAGLIAGVLQAPLTGLFLIADLTGGYEMFLPLMITATASFATAKTFERHSVYTHLLATRKELLTHDKDQAVLTMMEVKNLIETDFATIDPKATLGDLVSVVSDAHRNLFPVVDSNGRMHGMIKMDDIRKIIFKPELYKTTMVKDLMYMPEYFISPDDSMEDLVEMFRKSSRFNIAVIDHGKYLGFISRANAFTAYRNQLKMFSGDY, from the coding sequence ATGATGATTCTGAGTATTATTGTCGGAATAGGAGCAGGCTTTGCTGCTGTCGCCATTAAAAAATCAGTTCATCTGATCAGTCATTTCGTTCATACCTATCTGGGGCAGGAACATGGATATATCTATCTGATTTCACCCACAGTAGGTATATTTTTAACCGTTTTATTTATCAAATATGTAATTCGACGACCAGTTCGGCATGGTATACCCAATGTACTTTATGCCATTTCTAAGAACGAAGGTAAGATGAACCGTCATAACATGTTCTCTTCCATTGTTACCAGTGCCCTGACAGTTGGCTTTGGTGGAAGTGTCGGTTTAGAAGGGCCTACGGTTTCAACAGGTGCTGCCATCGGTAGTAATGTCGGACAACTGTTCCGATTAAATTACCGACAAATCAAACTTCTACTCGGATGTGCCTGTGCCGCAGCCATGTCGGCCATTTTTAAAGCACCCATTGCAGCCATTGTTTTTTCTCTGGAAGTAATCATGCTTGACCTTACACTGGCTGCCATTGTTCCTATTCTTCTGGCATCCATCTCGGCTGTTATTGTTTCTTATATTTTTATGGGTCAGGAAGTAGTGTACCCTTTTGAATTGGTTCACACATATGAGATGATTGACCTTGTATACTATGTTATTCTTGGCATTGTTGCCGGATTTGTCTCCTCCTATTTTACTCGAATCTACATCTTTATGGAAAAATGGTTCGAAAAACTGGAGAAACACAGAATTCGCCTGCCTGTAGGTGGTGCATTACTGGGAATTTTACTTTTCTTCTTTCCGGCCCTATACGGCGAAGGTTATGATGTTATTAACAGTGCCTTAAGCGGTAATACAAGCTTCATTTTCGAAAATACAATCTTTCAGAATTGGTCGGGTAGCATTTGGGCAGTGTTTATACTACTGTCTGTTATTATTGCATTTAAAGTGGTTGCCACTTCCCTGACTTTTGGAAGCGGTGGTGTTGGCGGTATTTTTGCCCCTACTCTTTTTATGGGGGCCAATACTGGTCTTCTCTTTGCCAATATTGTAAATAAACTTGGTTTTCATCAATTACCCATTCAAAACTTTGCCCTGATTGGCATGGCCGGATTAATTGCAGGAGTGCTACAAGCACCTTTAACAGGATTATTTTTGATTGCCGACTTAACCGGTGGTTACGAAATGTTTCTGCCTCTGATGATTACTGCTACAGCCTCGTTTGCCACTGCCAAAACGTTTGAAAGACACTCGGTTTACACACATCTTTTAGCCACTCGTAAAGAATTACTTACGCATGATAAGGACCAGGCTGTTTTAACCATGATGGAGGTTAAAAACCTTATTGAAACAGACTTTGCAACCATTGATCCGAAGGCTACCTTAGGTGATTTGGTAAGTGTTGTATCCGATGCTCACCGAAACTTATTTCCTGTGGTTGATTCCAATGGAAGAATGCACGGTATGATAAAAATGGATGACATCAGGAAAATCATTTTCAAACCTGAATTATACAAAACAACAATGGTTAAAGACTTGATGTATATGCCTGAATATTTCATCAGCCCCGACGATTCTATGGAAGATCTGGTTGAGATGTTCCGAAAATCAAGTCGTTTTAACATTGCTGTTATTGACCATGGCAAATACCTTGGTTTCATCTCCAGGGCAAATGCATTTACAGCCTACCGGAATCAATTAAAGATGTTTTCGGGAGACTATTAG
- a CDS encoding TonB-dependent receptor: MNFNRLMKFFVFIPLLFFVSNIHAQSGVLKGEVRDAYTNKPVPFASVVIFNTTTGTMTDTLGRFEFRNLDPGFIRLQLSSIGYKNVITEEYNISQVRNTSVQIKMESTAESLEEVKITASPYAVRPDAPVSLRRIGIDQIEKSAGANRDISKVIQSFPGVGSASTFRNDLFVRGGGPSENRFFIDGIEIPNINHFATQGATGGPVGILNVDFIREVDFYSSAFPAGKGNALSSVFEFKQIDVDVEKPTFKGTLGASEISLTTLAPLSEKTGLIASVRRSYLQFLFAALDLPFLPTFTDFQFKTETRIDDRNEISFLGIGAIDVFEFNNDATPTEENQYIIGYLPVNNQWNYTIGTSYKHYFGNSYLSMYLSRNHLNNEAIKYDDNIESPENLNLNYISDEIENKFRTEYTARPNQWTINVGAGAEYINYYNRTYNKVFIGGEPSEINYKSELNFVKYALFGSVSHPFFDNRLTLSGGVRMDANSYSDQMNNMLDQFSPRASLSFMILPEFYFNANVGRYYQNPSYTTMGYRNSDGVLVNKQNGLSYISSDHFVTGFELRPNDHSRMTLEGFFKLYDKYPFSVQDSISMASKGGDFGVVGDEEVTSTSKGRAYGFEALYRTKTNKGLNMIAAYTFVRSEFTDYKDDYVASAWDSRHLFTITVNKTLQRNWTVGMKWRYVGGLPYTPYDGDRSSLKVAWDAQYKQYLDYSQYNTRRLEDFHQLDLRVDKTYNLKKMTLGFYIDIQNVYNNQAAQAPELIQQLDENGESMIVNPNAELNEQRYAMKELNGTSGTVLPTIGLLIEF, encoded by the coding sequence ATGAACTTTAATAGACTTATGAAATTCTTTGTTTTTATACCTCTATTGTTCTTTGTTAGTAATATTCATGCACAATCAGGTGTGCTGAAAGGAGAAGTGCGCGATGCCTACACCAATAAACCTGTTCCTTTTGCAAGTGTGGTCATTTTTAATACCACCACAGGAACAATGACAGATACCTTGGGGCGATTTGAATTCCGTAATCTCGACCCCGGATTTATTCGCCTGCAGCTTTCATCTATCGGATATAAAAATGTGATAACAGAAGAATACAATATCTCTCAGGTACGAAATACAAGTGTGCAAATAAAAATGGAATCGACAGCTGAGTCTTTGGAGGAGGTGAAAATTACAGCTTCACCTTATGCTGTGAGGCCAGATGCCCCTGTGTCGTTAAGAAGAATAGGAATTGATCAGATAGAGAAAAGTGCCGGGGCTAATCGTGATATATCCAAGGTGATTCAATCATTTCCCGGAGTTGGATCTGCCAGTACTTTTCGTAATGATTTATTTGTACGCGGTGGCGGACCATCGGAGAATCGCTTTTTTATTGATGGTATTGAGATTCCAAATATTAATCACTTTGCAACACAGGGAGCCACAGGAGGTCCTGTTGGTATTTTAAATGTTGACTTTATCAGAGAGGTTGATTTTTATTCCAGTGCATTTCCTGCGGGCAAAGGTAATGCCCTAAGTTCTGTTTTTGAATTTAAGCAGATTGATGTTGATGTGGAAAAACCAACTTTTAAAGGAACGCTTGGAGCTTCTGAAATTTCACTTACGACCTTAGCTCCATTAAGTGAGAAAACCGGATTAATTGCATCAGTCAGACGTTCGTATCTACAGTTTTTATTCGCCGCTCTTGATTTGCCTTTTCTGCCAACTTTTACCGATTTTCAGTTTAAGACTGAGACCCGAATAGATGACCGGAATGAAATTTCATTTCTGGGTATTGGTGCCATTGATGTTTTTGAATTCAATAATGATGCAACACCTACTGAGGAAAACCAATATATAATCGGATATCTGCCTGTAAATAATCAATGGAATTATACCATTGGCACATCTTACAAGCATTATTTTGGTAACAGTTACCTGTCGATGTATCTCAGCAGAAATCATTTGAATAATGAAGCCATTAAATACGATGATAATATAGAGTCGCCCGAAAACCTGAATCTGAATTATATTTCAGATGAGATTGAGAATAAGTTCAGAACAGAATATACGGCACGTCCTAATCAGTGGACTATTAATGTGGGTGCAGGAGCTGAATATATCAACTACTACAACCGCACTTATAATAAGGTATTTATTGGAGGCGAACCATCTGAGATAAATTATAAATCGGAATTGAATTTTGTCAAGTATGCTTTGTTTGGATCTGTATCGCATCCTTTTTTCGATAACCGGCTTACCTTATCCGGAGGTGTCAGAATGGATGCCAACAGTTATTCCGATCAAATGAATAATATGCTAGATCAGTTCAGCCCAAGAGCATCTTTGTCGTTTATGATTTTGCCTGAATTTTATTTCAATGCCAATGTGGGGCGTTATTATCAGAACCCGTCATATACAACGATGGGTTACCGAAACAGTGACGGAGTATTGGTTAATAAGCAAAACGGGTTAAGTTATATTTCGTCTGATCATTTTGTGACTGGTTTTGAATTACGCCCCAATGATCATAGTAGAATGACACTGGAAGGCTTTTTTAAACTGTATGATAAGTATCCGTTCTCGGTACAGGATTCTATTTCGATGGCCAGCAAAGGTGGTGATTTTGGAGTTGTAGGAGACGAGGAAGTTACATCAACATCAAAAGGACGAGCCTATGGTTTTGAGGCTCTGTATCGCACTAAAACAAACAAAGGGTTAAATATGATTGCAGCCTATACTTTTGTACGCAGTGAATTTACCGATTACAAAGACGATTATGTGGCATCGGCATGGGATAGTCGACATTTGTTTACCATTACAGTAAATAAAACCCTGCAACGTAACTGGACTGTAGGCATGAAGTGGCGTTATGTAGGAGGTTTGCCGTATACACCTTACGACGGAGACAGATCATCGTTAAAAGTAGCATGGGATGCCCAATACAAGCAATATCTTGATTATTCGCAATACAATACCAGGCGATTGGAAGATTTTCATCAGCTGGATTTACGGGTTGATAAAACCTACAACCTTAAGAAGATGACTTTGGGTTTTTACATCGATATACAGAATGTGTATAATAATCAAGCTGCGCAGGCTCCCGAATTGATACAGCAACTGGATGAAAATGGTGAATCGATGATTGTAAATCCTAATGCCGAGTTGAACGAGCAGCGTTATGCAATGAAAGAGCTGAATGGTACTTCGGGTACTGTTTTGCCAACCATCGGTTTGTTAATCGAATTCTAA
- a CDS encoding arginine decarboxylase has protein sequence MRQSYFELIDQTYYFPQPGFDIENGNLYFNNVSLKHIIDKYGTPLKISYLPRIGEQVKRVKNLFSKSIKANGYKGKYNYCYCTKSSHFSFIIKEVLKYGVSLETSSSYDLDIILKLHDEGLITKNIKLVQNGHKTDGYLQKIAQLHNAGFKNLIVVLDSLHELDRLMPLIEGTIQVGIRMAIDEEPQSAYYTSRMGIRPADVMNFYKEKIADNPKVKLRMLHYFVDSGIKDTLYYWGLFQKGLNLYVELKKQCESLSAFNIGGGLPIRNNLGFEYDYNYIINEIVRNIKDTCTAEGIDDPDIFTEFGRYTVGESGAIIFKVLEVKQQNDAELWYIIDNSLMTTIPDSWSIFEKFILLPINNWDKSYSKVNIGGITCDHSDYYNTEDLNQQVFMPKIANANEEPLYLGFFHTGAYQDSISGYGGLKHCLIPAPKHVVIERDENGLLRDYLFKDEQRVEDMLRILGFLEG, from the coding sequence ATGAGGCAATCGTATTTCGAACTTATTGACCAAACTTATTATTTCCCTCAACCGGGTTTTGATATTGAAAATGGAAATTTATACTTCAATAATGTATCATTAAAACATATCATTGATAAATATGGTACACCTTTAAAAATTTCTTATCTACCTCGAATAGGTGAACAGGTCAAGAGAGTTAAAAACCTTTTTAGTAAATCCATTAAAGCCAATGGTTACAAAGGGAAATACAATTATTGCTATTGTACAAAAAGTAGTCACTTCAGTTTTATCATCAAAGAAGTACTGAAATATGGTGTAAGTCTTGAGACATCATCCAGCTATGACCTTGATATCATTCTTAAATTACACGATGAAGGACTGATTACCAAGAATATTAAGCTGGTTCAGAACGGACATAAAACTGATGGTTATCTGCAAAAGATAGCACAATTACACAATGCCGGTTTTAAAAACCTTATTGTTGTTCTTGACAGCCTTCATGAATTAGATCGTTTGATGCCATTAATTGAAGGTACCATTCAGGTAGGTATTCGTATGGCGATTGACGAAGAACCTCAGTCAGCATACTATACCTCACGAATGGGTATTCGTCCGGCTGATGTGATGAACTTTTACAAAGAAAAAATTGCCGACAACCCAAAAGTGAAGCTTCGCATGCTTCATTATTTTGTGGATAGCGGTATTAAGGATACACTTTATTACTGGGGATTATTCCAAAAAGGATTAAACCTTTATGTTGAGTTGAAAAAACAATGTGAATCATTAAGTGCTTTCAACATTGGTGGTGGTTTACCAATTCGAAATAACCTGGGTTTTGAGTACGATTACAACTACATCATCAATGAAATTGTACGTAACATCAAAGATACATGTACAGCTGAAGGTATTGATGATCCGGATATTTTTACCGAATTCGGAAGATATACCGTTGGAGAGTCAGGAGCCATCATTTTCAAGGTTCTGGAGGTGAAGCAACAAAACGATGCCGAGCTTTGGTACATCATCGATAACAGTTTGATGACCACCATACCCGACAGCTGGAGTATTTTTGAAAAGTTCATTCTATTACCCATCAACAATTGGGATAAATCATATTCGAAAGTAAACATCGGTGGAATTACCTGCGATCATTCTGATTATTATAACACAGAAGATTTGAACCAGCAGGTATTTATGCCTAAGATAGCTAATGCCAACGAAGAGCCTTTATATCTAGGCTTCTTCCACACCGGAGCTTACCAGGACTCAATTAGTGGTTACGGTGGGTTAAAGCACTGCCTGATACCCGCACCTAAGCATGTGGTAATTGAGCGCGATGAAAATGGTTTACTTCGAGATTACTTATTTAAAGACGAACAACGAGTTGAAGATATGCTTCGTATACTAGGATTTTTAGAAGGGTAA